In Nakamurella alba, a genomic segment contains:
- a CDS encoding DEDD exonuclease domain-containing protein, producing MSPISPVRDIEVQASFDELDDPLREITFVVVDLETTGGSAVTEMITEIGAVKVRGGEVLGEFATLVDPGRAIPPQITMLTGISDAMVMDAPRIDAVLPAFLEFTRGTVLVAHNARFDIGFLKAACARQGLPWPGNAVLDTVLLARRALSKDEAPSLRLGALARLFGARTTPDHRALHDARATVDVLHALFERLGGLGVQSLAELQELGRDVRPAQRRKRHLADHLPQAPGVYLFRGPSDEVLYVGTSKNLRRRVRSYFGAGELRGRIKQMLTLAVRVDHVVCAHGLEANVREQRLIAAHLPPYNKRSRMPDKVSWVVLTRETFPRLSVVSTPPLVESVCLGPFGTRQAAQNAVEALQEVVRIRRCSVRLSRTPKGTPCALAELDKCGAPCAGRESAEDYAGHPTRIADLVRGSSDEVLARLREELERLSGQGRFDQAARVRDRLAALVDAVDRRQRLGAFAAIEEMVAAQPDGHGGWDLVVIRFGRLVASGRARRGIDPMPVVDLLQASAETALPGNGPLPGASAEETTTLLRWVETPGTRLVRTTAPWSSPARAAGRWRPFAAAAHLARSDLLRRPWS from the coding sequence GTGAGTCCCATCAGTCCCGTCCGTGACATCGAGGTCCAGGCCTCGTTCGACGAGCTCGACGACCCGTTGCGCGAGATCACCTTCGTGGTGGTCGATCTGGAGACGACGGGCGGTTCCGCGGTGACCGAGATGATCACCGAGATCGGCGCCGTCAAGGTGCGCGGCGGCGAGGTGCTGGGCGAGTTCGCCACCCTGGTCGACCCCGGCCGGGCGATCCCGCCGCAGATCACCATGCTCACCGGCATCTCCGACGCGATGGTGATGGATGCGCCGCGGATCGACGCCGTGCTGCCGGCGTTCCTCGAGTTCACCCGCGGCACCGTGCTGGTCGCGCACAACGCCCGGTTCGACATCGGCTTCCTGAAGGCGGCGTGCGCCCGCCAGGGGCTGCCCTGGCCCGGCAACGCCGTGCTGGACACGGTGCTGCTGGCCCGGCGCGCGCTGTCGAAGGACGAGGCGCCGAGCCTGCGGCTGGGAGCGCTGGCCCGGCTGTTCGGCGCCCGGACCACACCCGACCACCGGGCGTTGCACGACGCGCGGGCCACGGTGGACGTGCTGCACGCGCTGTTCGAGCGGCTCGGCGGCCTCGGCGTGCAGAGCCTGGCCGAACTGCAGGAGCTGGGCCGGGACGTCCGACCGGCCCAGCGCCGCAAACGGCACCTCGCCGACCACCTGCCGCAGGCCCCCGGGGTCTACCTGTTCCGCGGGCCCTCGGACGAGGTGCTCTACGTCGGCACGTCGAAGAACCTGCGGCGCCGGGTGCGGTCGTACTTCGGCGCCGGTGAGCTGCGTGGCCGGATCAAGCAGATGCTGACGCTGGCCGTCCGGGTCGACCATGTGGTGTGTGCGCACGGATTGGAGGCGAACGTCCGCGAGCAGCGGCTGATCGCCGCCCACCTGCCGCCGTACAACAAGCGCTCCCGGATGCCCGACAAGGTGAGCTGGGTGGTACTGACCCGGGAGACGTTCCCCCGGCTCTCCGTGGTCTCCACCCCGCCGCTGGTGGAGTCGGTGTGCCTCGGGCCGTTCGGCACCCGGCAGGCCGCGCAGAACGCCGTCGAGGCGCTGCAGGAGGTGGTCCGGATCCGGCGCTGCTCGGTCCGGCTGTCGCGCACCCCGAAGGGCACCCCGTGCGCGCTGGCCGAGCTGGACAAGTGCGGCGCGCCGTGCGCCGGGCGGGAGTCCGCGGAGGACTACGCCGGCCACCCGACGCGGATCGCCGACCTGGTGCGCGGCAGCTCCGACGAGGTGCTGGCCCGGCTGCGGGAGGAACTCGAGAGGCTGTCCGGGCAGGGACGTTTCGACCAGGCGGCACGGGTGCGGGACCGGCTGGCCGCCCTGGTCGACGCCGTCGACCGGCGACAGCGGCTCGGCGCCTTCGCCGCGATCGAGGAGATGGTGGCCGCGCAGCCGGACGGGCACGGCGGCTGGGACCTGGTGGTGATCCGGTTCGGCCGGCTGGTCGCGTCCGGCCGGGCCCGCCGCGGGATCGACCCGATGCCGGTGGTCGACCTGCTGCAGGCCTCGGCCGAAACCGCGTTGCCGGGCAACGGTCCGCTGCCCGGCGCCTCCGCCGAGGAGACCACCACCCTGTTGCGCTGGGTGGAGACCCCGGGCACCCGGCTGGTCCGCACCACCGCGCCCTGGTCCAGCCCGGCCCGGGCCGCCGGCCGGTGGCGGCCGTTCGCCGCCGCCGCGCAC
- a CDS encoding NYN domain-containing protein, producing the protein MEPADLPELTALPAAVRGRLLELAAGALDGLPPAQMPASLARVARFTPGKRARLGAVPLAEALQSDAAFRAAVAQAGAGVTDPADPVDLAAGAYLQKLPDLAERLAAVPATTDAAGRDPHEWPRRVRRLERELSAVSAERDRLVAARTGTETQEQALDRLRQRLRDQGTRLRTAEDTVAALQQQLAASAAATAAGLETARAEADSWEKRAKQAADRADRAEQALGRAREAGRDDRAAADRRLDLLLTTLEGAAGGLRREWNLLGGGADPADVVGRDLGVGAPAAETTADPGRLLRWLGLPAAHLIVDGYNVTKSGYPDLTLVQQRERLVRSAGALAARTGAEVTVVFDGAAVTVPQMPGRRVRVLFSPPGVLADDVVRDLAAAEPAGRVVVVISSDREVMDGARARGARTAGAPVLLALLT; encoded by the coding sequence ATGGAACCGGCCGACCTGCCCGAGCTGACGGCGCTGCCCGCCGCGGTGCGCGGTCGGCTGCTGGAGCTGGCCGCCGGGGCGCTCGACGGGCTGCCGCCCGCGCAGATGCCGGCATCGCTGGCCCGGGTCGCCCGGTTCACCCCGGGCAAGCGCGCCCGGCTCGGCGCGGTCCCGCTGGCCGAGGCGCTGCAGTCCGACGCCGCCTTCCGGGCCGCGGTCGCCCAGGCCGGAGCGGGTGTCACCGACCCGGCCGATCCGGTGGACCTGGCGGCCGGCGCCTACCTGCAGAAGCTGCCCGATCTGGCCGAGCGGCTGGCCGCGGTTCCGGCCACCACCGATGCCGCCGGCCGGGATCCGCACGAGTGGCCGCGTCGGGTGCGCCGGTTGGAACGCGAACTGTCGGCCGTCTCCGCCGAGCGGGACCGGCTGGTGGCGGCGCGGACCGGCACCGAGACCCAGGAGCAGGCACTGGACCGGCTGCGGCAGCGCCTGCGGGACCAGGGCACCCGGCTGCGGACGGCCGAGGACACCGTCGCGGCGCTGCAGCAGCAGCTGGCCGCATCCGCCGCGGCGACCGCCGCCGGACTGGAGACCGCCCGCGCCGAGGCCGACAGCTGGGAGAAGCGGGCGAAGCAGGCCGCCGACCGCGCGGACCGCGCGGAGCAGGCGCTGGGCCGCGCCCGGGAGGCGGGCCGGGACGACCGGGCCGCCGCCGATCGCCGGCTCGACCTGCTGCTGACCACCCTCGAGGGGGCGGCCGGCGGACTGCGCCGGGAGTGGAACCTGCTCGGCGGGGGCGCGGACCCGGCGGATGTCGTCGGCCGCGACCTGGGTGTCGGTGCACCCGCTGCGGAGACCACCGCGGATCCCGGGCGGCTGCTGCGCTGGCTCGGTCTGCCGGCGGCGCACCTGATCGTCGACGGCTACAACGTCACCAAGTCCGGCTACCCGGACCTGACCCTGGTGCAGCAGCGGGAACGTCTGGTCCGGTCCGCCGGGGCGCTGGCTGCGCGCACCGGTGCCGAGGTCACCGTGGTGTTCGACGGGGCCGCGGTCACCGTGCCGCAGATGCCGGGACGCCGTGTGCGCGTGCTGTTCTCGCCGCCCGGGGTGCTTGCCGACGACGTGGTGCGCGACCTCGCCGCGGCCGAACCGGCCGGCCGGGTGGTGGTGGTGATCAGTTCGGACCGCGAGGTGATGGACGGTGCCCGCGCGCGGGGTGCCCGCACGGCCGGCGCGCCGGTGCTGCTGGCCCTGCTGACCTGA
- a CDS encoding C40 family peptidase, protein MATPGRKVRQHHPRTGALRTAAAIALLSVLGALAAPAASAVPVTDEPTNSAEPTNSSEAQQAWEVASRQAEIASEALNGAREEQKRADATATAAATALTTATAAAATAKADAASAAAAVVDYQTQLDQFASASFRGASTGTMSLILTADNADDFLEQATSLEQVAADNRTVMQTALAAKQKAAQASVAAVSAQQSAATASETAATAKKEADAAAATAATRKTSLDAAAAKYRTLYNRLSAVEQAAMLSMAQASQAAAGIASVEPVGDAAGQKAAAAAITKIGGGYCYACDGPESYDCSGLTKWAWATAGIDIPRVSYEQANYPEVPLDQLQPGDLVTYYSPVSHVAIYVGYGMVVSAADESLGIIYVPVEKGGPNATGHRVPRG, encoded by the coding sequence GTGGCGACGCCAGGCCGCAAGGTCCGCCAGCACCATCCCCGCACCGGAGCACTGCGCACCGCCGCCGCGATCGCACTGCTGTCCGTGCTGGGCGCCCTCGCCGCACCCGCGGCCTCCGCCGTGCCGGTGACCGACGAGCCCACCAACTCCGCGGAGCCCACCAACTCCTCGGAGGCGCAGCAGGCCTGGGAGGTCGCGTCCCGCCAGGCGGAGATCGCGTCCGAGGCGCTCAACGGTGCCCGCGAGGAGCAGAAGCGCGCCGACGCCACCGCCACCGCTGCCGCCACCGCGCTGACCACGGCCACCGCCGCCGCGGCCACCGCCAAGGCCGATGCCGCCTCCGCCGCCGCCGCGGTCGTCGACTACCAGACGCAGCTCGACCAGTTCGCCAGCGCCAGCTTCCGCGGCGCCAGCACCGGCACCATGTCGTTGATCCTCACCGCGGACAACGCCGACGACTTCCTGGAGCAGGCCACCTCCCTCGAGCAGGTCGCCGCCGACAACCGCACCGTGATGCAGACCGCGCTGGCCGCGAAGCAGAAGGCCGCGCAGGCCTCCGTCGCCGCCGTGTCCGCCCAGCAGAGCGCCGCCACCGCGAGCGAGACTGCGGCGACCGCGAAGAAGGAGGCGGACGCCGCCGCCGCGACCGCCGCCACCCGCAAGACCTCGCTGGACGCCGCCGCCGCGAAGTACCGGACCTTGTACAACCGGCTGTCCGCGGTGGAGCAGGCCGCCATGCTGAGCATGGCCCAGGCCTCGCAGGCCGCCGCCGGCATCGCCAGCGTGGAGCCGGTCGGCGACGCCGCCGGCCAGAAGGCCGCGGCCGCGGCGATCACCAAGATCGGCGGCGGCTACTGCTACGCCTGCGACGGTCCCGAGTCCTACGACTGCTCCGGCCTGACCAAGTGGGCGTGGGCGACCGCCGGCATCGACATCCCCCGCGTCAGCTACGAGCAGGCCAACTACCCGGAGGTCCCGCTGGACCAGCTGCAACCGGGCGACCTCGTCACCTACTACTCGCCCGTGTCGCACGTCGCGATCTACGTCGGGTACGGCATGGTGGTCAGCGCGGCCGACGAATCGCTGGGCATCATCTACGTGCCCGTCGAGAAGGGCGGCCCGAACGCCACCGGCCACCGGGTGCCGCGCGGCTAG
- a CDS encoding glycosyltransferase family 4 protein has translation MRRTLLVTNDFPPRTGGIQSYVHALAVRLPADDLVVYAPAWDGAAEFDAAQPFRVVRHPTSLMLPVPTVARRARALVQEHRLDAVWFGAAAPLALLTPALRRAGVRRAVASTHGHEVGWSMLPGSRQALCRIGGTVDVITFVSRYARGRIAAALGPMARLEYLPPGVSPDFRPDPAGRADVRGRLGLGDRPVVSCISRLVARKGQDMLIRSWPQVVARHPDAVLLIVGDGSDAARLHRLAADSPVAGSIRMTGRAPDGELAAHYAAADVFAMPCRTRGGGLDVEGLGIVFLEAAAVGLPVIAGDSGGAPEAVQDGRTGTVVDGRDADAVAAAVVELLNDPALRARYGEAGRRWVRQDWTWDRSAERLADLLSR, from the coding sequence GTGCGTCGCACCCTGCTCGTCACCAACGACTTCCCGCCGCGCACCGGCGGCATCCAGTCCTACGTGCACGCACTCGCCGTGCGGTTGCCCGCCGACGACCTGGTCGTCTACGCGCCGGCCTGGGACGGCGCCGCGGAGTTCGACGCCGCGCAGCCGTTTCGGGTGGTCCGGCACCCCACCTCGCTGATGCTGCCGGTACCGACCGTGGCGCGCCGGGCCCGGGCCCTCGTGCAGGAGCACCGGCTGGACGCCGTCTGGTTCGGCGCCGCCGCGCCGCTGGCCCTGCTCACCCCGGCGCTGCGCCGGGCCGGTGTCCGGCGCGCGGTGGCCAGCACCCACGGGCACGAGGTGGGCTGGTCGATGCTGCCGGGATCCCGGCAGGCGCTGTGCCGGATCGGCGGCACCGTCGACGTGATCACCTTCGTCAGCCGGTACGCCCGCGGCCGGATCGCCGCCGCCCTCGGCCCGATGGCACGGCTGGAATACCTGCCGCCCGGGGTCTCGCCGGACTTCCGGCCGGACCCGGCCGGCCGCGCGGACGTCCGCGGGCGGCTCGGCCTCGGCGATAGGCCGGTGGTCTCCTGCATCTCCCGGTTGGTCGCCCGCAAGGGCCAGGACATGCTGATCCGCAGCTGGCCGCAGGTGGTGGCCCGGCACCCGGACGCGGTGCTGCTGATCGTCGGCGACGGCTCCGACGCCGCCCGACTGCACCGGCTCGCCGCGGACTCACCGGTCGCCGGGTCGATCCGGATGACCGGCCGCGCTCCGGACGGCGAGCTCGCCGCGCACTACGCGGCGGCCGACGTCTTCGCGATGCCCTGCCGAACCAGGGGAGGCGGGCTCGACGTCGAGGGTCTGGGCATCGTGTTCCTGGAGGCCGCCGCGGTCGGTCTGCCGGTGATCGCCGGTGACTCCGGCGGCGCACCGGAGGCGGTGCAGGACGGCCGCACCGGCACCGTGGTCGACGGCCGGGACGCCGACGCCGTCGCCGCTGCCGTCGTCGAACTGCTCAACGACCCGGCGCTGCGCGCCCGCTACGGCGAGGCCGGCCGGCGCTGGGTCCGGCAGGACTGGACCTGGGACCGTTCCGCGGAGCGGCTGGCCGACCTGCTGTCCCGCTGA
- a CDS encoding metallophosphoesterase family protein — MRISFVSDIHGNIEALARVAAQAEQLVVLGDLLDYVDYHDHGNGILGQVFGADRVRPFARLRSSGDFLGLRDYNRSLWATVSDPVSVLSEVVAVRYQQVLEAVGPDTLLTLGNVDVAAVWNEIAGDRLPYLDGAVVSVGGLDLGFVAGGSTRTGIPVRAPDPVWQPLVRPGDEYLATVRDLGPVDVLCSHVPPQIPSLRYDVVPARMEMFGPGLREYIDEHHPRWALFGHVHQPLARRLRVGRTECVNVGHFQRFPVPFVLEV; from the coding sequence GTGCGGATCAGCTTCGTGTCCGACATCCACGGGAACATCGAGGCCCTGGCCAGGGTCGCGGCGCAGGCCGAGCAGCTGGTCGTGCTGGGGGACCTGCTGGACTACGTCGACTACCACGACCACGGCAACGGCATCCTGGGCCAGGTGTTCGGGGCGGACCGGGTCCGGCCGTTCGCCCGGCTCCGCAGTTCCGGCGACTTCCTCGGCCTGCGTGACTACAACCGCTCGCTGTGGGCCACCGTCAGCGACCCGGTGTCGGTGCTCAGCGAGGTGGTGGCCGTCCGCTACCAGCAGGTGCTGGAGGCCGTCGGGCCGGACACATTGCTGACCCTGGGCAACGTCGACGTGGCGGCGGTGTGGAACGAGATCGCCGGCGACCGGCTGCCCTACCTGGACGGTGCGGTGGTCTCCGTCGGCGGCCTGGACCTGGGCTTCGTGGCCGGCGGGTCGACCCGGACCGGCATCCCGGTCCGTGCCCCGGATCCGGTCTGGCAGCCGCTGGTCCGGCCCGGGGACGAGTACCTGGCGACGGTGCGCGACCTGGGCCCGGTGGACGTGCTGTGCTCGCACGTGCCGCCGCAGATCCCGTCGTTGCGGTACGACGTGGTGCCGGCCCGGATGGAGATGTTCGGCCCTGGCCTGCGCGAGTACATCGACGAGCACCATCCGAGGTGGGCGCTCTTCGGGCACGTGCACCAGCCGCTGGCCCGGCGGCTGCGGGTGGGCCGCACCGAGTGCGTCAACGTCGGTCACTTCCAGCGCTTCCCGGTGCCTTTCGTGCTGGAGGTCTGA
- a CDS encoding SRPBCC family protein: MADSSTQSLTMDAAPADIMATIADFPAYPDWTGAVKQVEITEPGSDGRARRVKFGLDAGMIKDTYELEYTWAADGLSVSWDLVSGQMQKSQHGSYVLAPQGGRTEVTYTLSVQLTVPLIGVLRRKAERTIMDTALKELRKRVEQA; encoded by the coding sequence ATGGCCGACTCCTCCACCCAGTCGCTGACGATGGACGCGGCACCCGCGGACATCATGGCCACCATCGCCGACTTCCCGGCCTACCCCGACTGGACCGGGGCGGTGAAGCAGGTGGAGATCACCGAGCCCGGCAGCGACGGCCGGGCCCGCCGGGTGAAGTTCGGGCTGGACGCCGGAATGATCAAGGACACCTACGAGCTCGAGTACACCTGGGCGGCGGACGGGCTCTCGGTCTCCTGGGACCTGGTGTCCGGTCAGATGCAGAAGTCGCAGCACGGCAGCTACGTGCTGGCCCCGCAGGGCGGGCGCACCGAGGTCACCTACACGTTGTCGGTCCAGCTGACCGTGCCGCTGATCGGGGTGCTGCGCCGCAAGGCCGAGCGGACGATCATGGACACCGCGCTCAAAGAGCTCCGCAAGCGCGTCGAGCAGGCCTGA
- a CDS encoding ArsA family ATPase, protein MGGTTAPRVVLHTGKGGVGKSTVAAMTAVAAAGHGHRVLLLSTDPAHSAADVLDLPLRADPTPVPGVPGLCAAQVDVRGRFEQAWSAVRGYLVGVLAAQGIGEVQADELTVVPGAEEVVALLELKRHLDSGEHDLVVVDCAPTGETLRLLAVPETLAFYGSRLLGGPARLLRGLAAGLAGLTGGSRSGPSGEVRDALADLLGDLAAVRDLLTDAARGATRIVLTPERVVVAEARRLRTALALHGYPVDGIVVNRVLPDGPHGELVSGWQRSQAAGLEQVTESFADLPQHRVPWAAAEPVGVPALTALAAQVFAGEDPAAPRATAPGPRTTEAPGGWELRWSLPLAERGQVHLGRSGDDLVVTVGPHRRRLTLPSLLQRCRTDGARFEGDDLVVRFVPDPERWPEALAPVAEMVAGR, encoded by the coding sequence GTGGGGGGCACGACGGCGCCCCGGGTGGTCCTGCACACCGGCAAGGGCGGTGTGGGCAAGTCGACGGTCGCGGCCATGACGGCGGTCGCCGCCGCCGGCCACGGGCACCGGGTGCTGCTGCTGTCCACCGATCCCGCGCACTCCGCCGCCGACGTGCTGGACCTGCCGCTGCGGGCGGACCCGACCCCGGTGCCCGGCGTGCCCGGGTTGTGCGCCGCCCAGGTGGACGTGCGGGGCCGGTTCGAGCAGGCCTGGTCCGCCGTCCGCGGATACCTGGTCGGAGTCCTTGCGGCACAGGGGATCGGCGAGGTACAGGCCGACGAGCTCACCGTCGTCCCGGGTGCCGAGGAGGTGGTCGCGCTGCTGGAGCTGAAGCGCCACCTGGACTCCGGCGAGCACGACCTGGTGGTCGTCGACTGTGCGCCCACCGGTGAGACGCTCCGGCTGCTCGCCGTCCCGGAGACGCTGGCGTTCTACGGGTCCCGGCTGCTCGGCGGCCCGGCCCGGCTGCTGCGCGGACTGGCCGCGGGCCTGGCCGGGCTCACCGGCGGCAGCCGGTCCGGCCCGTCCGGTGAGGTCCGCGATGCGCTGGCCGACCTGCTGGGCGACCTCGCCGCCGTGCGCGACCTGCTGACCGATGCGGCGCGCGGGGCCACCCGGATCGTGCTCACCCCGGAGCGGGTGGTGGTCGCGGAAGCGCGGCGGCTGCGGACCGCGCTGGCCCTGCACGGCTACCCGGTCGACGGGATCGTGGTCAACCGGGTGCTGCCCGACGGGCCGCACGGGGAGCTGGTCAGCGGCTGGCAGCGGTCGCAGGCCGCCGGTCTGGAGCAGGTCACCGAGTCCTTCGCCGATCTCCCGCAGCACCGGGTGCCGTGGGCCGCCGCCGAACCCGTGGGCGTACCGGCCCTGACAGCGCTGGCCGCACAGGTCTTCGCCGGTGAGGATCCCGCCGCACCCCGTGCCACCGCCCCGGGCCCGCGCACGACCGAGGCCCCGGGCGGCTGGGAGCTGCGCTGGTCCCTGCCGCTGGCCGAGCGCGGTCAGGTCCACCTGGGCCGGTCCGGCGACGACCTGGTGGTGACGGTCGGCCCGCACCGCCGGCGGCTCACCCTGCCGTCGCTGCTGCAGCGCTGCCGGACCGACGGTGCCCGCTTCGAGGGCGACGACCTGGTGGTGCGTTTCGTGCCGGATCCCGAGCGGTGGCCGGAGGCCCTGGCGCCGGTGGCGGAGATGGTGGCCGGCCGATGA
- a CDS encoding ROK family protein — translation MSTQNASYTIGLDIGGTSVRAAVVDADCRIVDSRHAPTPHTVEETEKVFAELILDLASVHPVRAVGLAVAGFVTADRTAVMFAPHLAWRGDPVPQRISDLVGMPVVMDHDVNSAAWAEYRRGSARSASIALLVAIGTGIGAGLIVDGEIYRGAHGVAPELGHLVLVPGGRPCPCGKRGCWERYCSGTGLADTAREMIAADHKPGLLDIGDPADLTGAMVAKAASAGDQLALRALADLGTWLGRGLAMAADVLDPEVIVIGGGVVGSSEYFLPQAVAEMRAMITGGAHRPEPRVELATFGGSAGIIGAALRAAEL, via the coding sequence GTGAGCACCCAGAACGCCTCTTACACCATCGGTCTCGACATCGGCGGTACCTCCGTCCGGGCCGCCGTGGTCGATGCCGACTGCCGCATCGTGGATTCCCGCCACGCCCCGACCCCGCACACCGTCGAGGAGACCGAGAAGGTCTTCGCGGAGCTGATCCTCGACCTCGCGTCGGTGCACCCGGTGCGCGCGGTCGGCCTCGCGGTCGCCGGGTTCGTCACCGCCGACCGCACCGCGGTGATGTTCGCGCCGCACCTGGCCTGGCGTGGCGACCCTGTGCCGCAACGCATCTCGGACCTGGTCGGGATGCCGGTGGTGATGGACCACGACGTGAACAGCGCCGCCTGGGCGGAGTACCGCCGGGGTTCGGCCCGCTCGGCCTCCATCGCGCTGCTGGTGGCGATCGGCACCGGGATCGGCGCCGGGCTGATCGTCGACGGCGAGATCTACCGCGGCGCCCACGGTGTCGCGCCCGAGCTGGGCCACCTGGTGCTGGTGCCGGGCGGCCGGCCGTGCCCGTGCGGGAAGCGTGGCTGCTGGGAGCGCTACTGCTCGGGGACCGGGCTGGCCGACACCGCGCGGGAGATGATCGCGGCCGACCACAAGCCGGGGCTGTTGGACATCGGTGATCCGGCGGACCTGACCGGCGCCATGGTGGCCAAGGCCGCGTCGGCGGGGGACCAGCTGGCGTTGCGTGCCCTGGCCGACCTCGGCACCTGGCTGGGCCGTGGCCTGGCGATGGCGGCCGACGTGCTCGATCCCGAGGTGATCGTGATCGGCGGTGGCGTGGTGGGCTCCTCGGAGTACTTCCTGCCGCAGGCCGTGGCCGAGATGCGGGCGATGATCACCGGCGGTGCCCACCGCCCGGAGCCGCGGGTGGAGCTCGCCACCTTCGGCGGATCCGCCGGCATCATCGGCGCCGCGCTGCGGGCCGCCGAGCTGTAG
- a CDS encoding DUF308 domain-containing protein, with product MTSPNRDPLDGASNAEVDARFAEIIAAWGPPQELRSFRDSQVNSQVADSRTVTPDELDAAAAEAARDRREEQVSDRERRRELRRMERAAELEAFQAEQARHQAELDADTEHYDPPEPPPIPRPKRRTVLSALLMTLGIVIMVWPGLLSVAPEVVLILGLSALAGGFALMIAGLRHRRDGWDDGAEV from the coding sequence GTGACGAGCCCGAACCGGGATCCGCTGGACGGTGCCAGCAACGCCGAGGTCGACGCACGGTTCGCCGAGATCATCGCCGCCTGGGGCCCGCCGCAGGAGCTGCGCAGCTTCCGTGATTCGCAGGTGAACTCGCAGGTGGCCGACTCCCGGACGGTGACCCCGGACGAACTGGACGCCGCTGCCGCGGAAGCGGCGCGCGACCGGCGCGAGGAGCAGGTGAGCGACCGGGAGCGCCGGCGCGAGCTGCGCCGGATGGAGCGGGCCGCCGAGCTCGAGGCCTTCCAGGCCGAGCAGGCCCGACACCAGGCCGAGCTGGACGCCGACACCGAGCACTACGACCCGCCGGAACCACCGCCGATCCCCCGACCGAAGCGGCGCACCGTGCTGTCCGCCCTGCTGATGACCCTGGGGATCGTGATCATGGTGTGGCCGGGACTGCTCTCGGTCGCACCGGAAGTGGTGCTGATCCTCGGGCTCTCGGCGCTGGCCGGTGGTTTCGCCCTCATGATCGCCGGGCTGCGGCACCGGCGGGACGGCTGGGACGACGGCGCCGAGGTCTGA
- a CDS encoding alpha/beta hydrolase: protein MSAERPADPGAPVRVDGGPTGVLLCHGFTGSPRSLHLWSAAAVDAGFTVRVPLLPGHGTRWQDMNRTTFDDWLAAVTTSLAELAERCDTVVVGGLSMGGTLALRLAELHPGTVDGLVLVNPSVMSLRREMRILPLLKRVLPSVAAIGDDIAKEGVTEGAYPRTPLTALDSLRRGWATVRADLSEVRAPLLLLHSRTDNVVEPENSAIVLSGVSSTDVTEVWLEHSRHVATLDHDAALITASAVDFTRRISGVAVSGVTE from the coding sequence GTGAGCGCCGAACGTCCCGCCGATCCGGGTGCCCCGGTGCGCGTCGACGGCGGGCCGACCGGCGTGCTGCTGTGCCACGGTTTCACCGGCAGCCCGCGGTCGCTGCATCTGTGGAGCGCGGCGGCCGTCGACGCCGGGTTCACCGTCCGGGTGCCGCTGCTGCCCGGTCACGGCACCCGCTGGCAGGACATGAACCGCACCACCTTCGACGACTGGCTGGCCGCCGTCACCACCTCGCTGGCCGAGTTGGCCGAACGCTGCGACACCGTGGTGGTCGGCGGGCTGTCGATGGGCGGCACTCTCGCACTGCGGCTGGCCGAGCTGCACCCCGGCACCGTGGACGGCCTGGTGCTGGTCAACCCGTCGGTGATGTCGCTGCGCCGGGAGATGCGGATCCTGCCGCTGCTCAAGCGGGTGCTGCCGTCGGTCGCCGCGATCGGCGACGACATTGCCAAGGAGGGCGTGACCGAGGGCGCCTACCCACGGACCCCGCTGACGGCGCTGGACAGCCTGCGCCGCGGCTGGGCCACGGTCCGCGCCGACCTGTCCGAGGTGCGGGCGCCGTTGCTGCTGCTGCACTCCCGGACGGACAACGTCGTCGAACCGGAGAACTCCGCGATCGTGCTGTCCGGGGTGTCCTCCACCGACGTCACCGAGGTCTGGCTGGAACACAGCCGCCATGTCGCGACGTTGGACCACGACGCGGCGTTGATCACCGCGTCGGCGGTCGACTTCACCCGCCGGATCAGTGGCGTCGCGGTGAGCGGGGTGACGGAGTGA